Genomic DNA from Oryza sativa Japonica Group chromosome 5, ASM3414082v1:
TATGTCCTAGACACACCTACATTAATAACAAGAATAGGAAAATCTGACATATTTTCTCCCTTTCGTTCTTACAAACATGGTCAGCTTTAACATTAAATGATATGCCATTGAATATCTCGCCACTACATCAGGTCAAATATTCAAAACCTAAAGCATTCTCACAAAATATACAAAGCTTATGTGGACTTACGACTACCGAGTAGATATGCCCTAATAAGTTTAGTTAAATTGCCTCAAACACATCTGTCTTACAGAAAACAGCTAATAGCGATTACAACTAAACCCAAGAGAACAGTAATATTAGGCAGTTACACTAAAGTTTAGAAGAATGATTTCAATCAACAATGTCTAGACTCATCTCAGATCTCACACCTGAAACTAACAAAAATCAGCAGTTAGTGAGTTCTTCGATTAAAGTGCCATGCAAACTGATCAACAGCCACCATTGCTTGTGAAGCAGAACCAAGAGAACCATCATACCTGTGCATTCAGATAGCAATGCCAGTAAAATAAATTTTTGGCAGGAACACATTTGTATAATGGAAGTAATTAAAGGAAACCTGGTATTTAGAGTTCTGTAAATCAAAAGTTGAACAATGAGATACGTACATACAAACTAACAAGTAAGCTCCAATCTCCATAACTATAACACCTTCACCTTCTGGCTGTACTGCATTAACGCAACGAGCACAGAACCAGTGTTCATGGATTGAGGTGACCAAATCTGTAAATGCAGAACTGGCAATCACAATATTGCTGGAgataacaaatataaaattagcgtTTGACGTTTCTATGAGTGGTACGGTTGATTCAGATTCATAATGTGAGTCTCTTACACCGGTTTGAGCCAATAGAGAAGAATTCCATCTGCAGATTGTTCCGTCGAACAAAGTCTAGAAATGGTAGCAGATCAACAGCTTTCAGTTCAGTTCCTTCTTGCTCTGCTCTGGGCAGTTAAAAAagaatatttgaaaattttcgacCTTAGGATCTTCATCATTCATGTATCAcaacaaataagttcatttcttTGACACTGAAATCTATCTAATATATTCACATCTGCTGTTCAGTTACAAAACTCCGTATCTAGTAAAGTATTCCTTGATTTAGTTCTGCGAGATCTGATAAAATTTTGTATGAACAAGCTTCCCGTAAATTATGTATATAATAACTAAGTAAGTAcatttatatagaaaatatatGGCCCTACCAGCTCTTCATTACAAATTTTGAGAGCAAACTGAATGACGTAAACATAGTGGAATGTTagaaagataagaaaaaaatatcagcTTATACTTGGTTCCTGTCATTATATGCATGAACAAATAAACTACTCTttccatccaaaaatataagcatttctagctacgaatctggacatatgtgTTTTGTCAATCATCAAACATTCAAAAGTACATGAGACCGAACCAAAGTTACCAACAAGCAAGCTGAAAACCATTCTTGGAACTGCCGTTGTTGTTTATCAAATTGGCATTTCAACTGTGTCATCGAGTTGTAGGTTATAAACCGATGAGTATCACTAAGTTCATGATTAACCATCAAAATCCCTATCCTCCTTCAATCAAACTAGAAGGCCCTGTAAATTACTCAGTTGCTACCGGAGGCAGGAAACGAACAATGCTGAAGTCATATAGAACTCCAACAAAATAAACCAAACAATTTCCCCCTAAATACTCCTCAACAGAAACAACAATTTCACGGTGCCCCCAGTCCCACAACCTAGTGACATCGAGGCGAAGGAGACGGACAAACACGGTTGCTACCCTACGACCAAGAAGTAGCCAAACACCGCCCGTGATTTGGGGATGGATGGGGGATCGGAGACTCACACGACGGGGAGGAGGCGAGACGGCCCCGTCGGGTCGTAGTTGAGCAGCAGCGCCGCCTTGACCGGCTTCCCTGCAAGATCACCAACAACGGCGACTCgttagcagcagcagcgaagagcggcagaggagggggaggaggaggaggaggggagaccCGAAGCGCCGACGTGCTTCCCAGCCCACTTCTCCCACGACCGGCGCGCCCACATCCAGTCCGCGGCCATTGCGGGGGCGGTAAGGTTCGCCGCCGGGGAGGCTTGCGGCGGTGGGGGGTAGGGGAgcgagatgcggcggcggcggcgtggctgccggcggcgatggccaaGTCCCCCTATGATGTGAGGGGGTTTGCTCCGGTGGAGCCCGGCCCAATAGGCCCATATAGGCCTCCTATCGGCCCGTATCCTCCTATCCCAGAAATTGGAATATTAGGGTTTGCCGGTTTGGGTTGAAATTCGAATTTGACATAAAGCGAGCGGTTTGGAGGAGAGGTGAAATTTGGCTGGTGAAATCCAAACGAAATATTGGACCCTTGAGAAATGATGCACACCGTTTAATATGGAGTAGAACCCACGCACAATTCGAAAATAGAGAAAGTATTGGGTGGATACGCCAGCACATGGAGGGAGGGGCTGAAATTTTTTTGCTACTATCTTAGCTTAGCATGTGCGTCCAAAacttagttccaaccatcttagggcatgtttagatccctAGCAAGTTTTTTcatcctatcacatcgaatgcttggacacatacatgaagtattaaatactagaaaaaagaaaaactaattacacatgtTGTGtttaaattgcgagacgaatctgtcagggttatggataccacatacacaatagtaatcgactaagctcgACGGGGCCCACCAcctaccatgtcttatacggaaacaaacctcgtatatagaaagagttccggataagaaagGACAAGAatagttctacatggaaacgacaaggactacttaAATCGTATTCATATTTATCTCCCTAGtcttacttggacaagggggcatctatgggtataaatacaaaccctcctaggaggagaggggacacatcCACCAAAAAGCCACAAAGCCACAAGCCAACACACGCCGctagatatcgacatcagagagtAGCCTAGCCATACGCCATCCGGTGCCTACGGAAGCgggcaagagggatctagcgccatctctgatctcgctgAGTACAGAttcaaggaggaagactacccctGTCGTCGACTACAAGTTGGTTATCTAGCTGCCAAGTCGACAACGACCAGATatgttatcccaaatattgtatttgtgtgatccagatgaataaagagcaacaccggcttcggtcaacaggatgtagggctattacctattagATAAGgggtccgaacctgtataaaaatcactgtttccatctcttttacctcaatctcgcatataccctggtaccaacgatccccataccatccaaACACTGTAGTCGcgatatcaaacgtcgacaatggcgtgccaggtaggggaattttggtgcttcaagatttcgacgagatgggttcaaaagatggattctccaataacgagctactcgacgacttcggctataGGGGGGATCCAACCCAACCGAAGTGCATTATCTGGCGGATCGGGACCCTCGTCATCTCAAGCTTCGTCATGGCCGCGTCACTATGGATTTTTTGATGAGAGATACTTCAACTACTTTGGACCAAGGAGATCCAACCCGGCAAGAGTACGTGTCCCGACGAGATCGGAACCATCGTCATCAACAATTCGAGATCAACCAAGATTCAAGTCATCGCCGTCGCAGGGGACGTCGGTTTGCCAACCGACTAGAAATCATTGAGGTATCCTAGTCGGGTTTAGACTCCAGTCTTCAGGAGGAGGATTAATTCAAGTCAACATTAATGGCAAATCACGACGTCAACTCAAGCCGGCCACGTCCACACGTGTGGAACCAAATCCTAGACATGCATGGCAGCATAGATGGACATGCACCAAGATAAGCTACACGCTCACACCATGTGATTAGCATGGCTAATTAAGGTAATTAGtaggttaattaatttaattgatctactaatttcgtagatacatccaGCATGTATCTAcgaaggtacgcaatattttatatacaatttaccgtacttatttttcatatatatacaatattgtcagatcaataatttattatgtttacctagagcatgttttttatacaatatttaTTAGTGAGCATTCCCTATATTAGGCCAACTACGGTTTAATGCTGGGGCTCGCTCTATTTTactctgtataaatcatgcttatttATGGTTTACATAAAGCCTGATATTTAATCTGCTcattatatcctgataatactagaggattcatgcagttttttgagtacatgctcgatattatctgctatacatcttgtcttctagaaaatatttttcaggaacaattgagcactcgagtaggttgtggtcgagtacacccattatcgagaacgttctcgacaaatgcagagttgtcgcacccaacctaccaacgaagactgACGACTTATCTCACATATAGCACCGACCACGTCCGGACTATGGGAGAATATGTCGTTAACGGGTAATCCCTCGCGAACGACGTCGGCTTGATCatccgacatgattgcgaacgggcatccggatatgctatgaGTTGGGAATGTgggtcatgctggccacatgagatacaCATGTAATCACCAACTCTAGCGCACCTTCAGGTGATCGAGATACACCTATACCTGATCCTCGACCAGTAGATCGTAGCGATTTCTCACTACCTAAAACTTCATCTTCAGGTGATCAAGATACGCctacacctggttctcgaccagtagattgtagcgatctctcaccacctaaaaATTCTTCGGTTGATCGAGATACGTctacacctggttctcgaccagtagattgtagcgatctctcaccacctGAAAATTCGTTTTCGGGTGATCGAGATACGTCTACACCTGGTTCTTGACCAGTTGAttgtagcgatctctcaccacctaaaaATTCATCTTCAAATGATCGAGATACGCCTACATTTGGTTCTCGACCAGTAGATTGTAGCGATCTCACACCACCTGAAAATTCATCTTcaggtgatcgagatacgccAACACCTAGTTCTCGACCAGAAGAttgtagcgatctctcaccacctGAAAATTCATCTTCGGGTGATCGAGATATGCCTACACCCGGTTCTCGACCAGTAGATTGTAGCGATCTCTTACCGCCTAAAAATTCGTCTTCGGGTGATCGAGATACGTCTACACTTGGTTCTCGACTAGTAGAttgtagcgatctctcaccacctGAAAATTCGTCTTCGGGTGATCGAGATACGTCTACACCTAGTTCTCGACCAGTAGAttgtagcgatctctcaccacctaaaaTTTCATCTTTCGGTGATCGAGATACGCCTatacctggttctcgaccacctgaaaattcatcttcaggtgatcgagatacgtctacacctggttctcgaccagttgattgtagcgatctctcaccacctaaaaGTTCATCTTCAGGTGATTGAGATACGCGTACACCTAGTTCTCGACCAGTAGAttgtagcgatctctcaccacctaaaaattcatcttcaggtgatcgagatacgccTACTCCTGGTCCTCGACTAGTCGGTTACATCAATCTCACGACACCTAACGCGACAATCAACATTCTCGTGATAGTGACAACCAAGACTGACTAGATCGCCGTTGTCACTAGGACGACAACATCCAGGACTAATGACATTAGGACGACAACAGACAAGGTTAACGACATCACGACGtcacacgacgacgacgacaaaaCTCGAGATCCCCAGACTTCTAGAGGGCCCGAGGATGAGGTAGTAGGTACAGGAGCTGAACCTCCGACTACGATAATTCCTCATTGTCCTCGTCATCATCAGGAGGCAGTTCTCACAGGTCACGAGAATGTCGTCCATCTATTACTCTGGATTCTCTTCAAGTGGTAGAGGTACGACTATGACTGATCTTCGACCAGCAacgtagcggtcctcgcaccacgacttctgATGGTCGAGGTATGACTACGACTAGTCTTTGACCAGCAacgtagcggtcctcgcaccacgacttctgatggtcgaggtacgactacgactAGTCTTTGACCAGCAAAGCAGCGGTCCTCGTACCATGATTTctgatggtcgaggtacgactacgactAGTCTCTCGCACCTTAATTTCAAACGACTGAGAGACTCCTACTCCTGGTCCTCGAACTAGTAGGTCGTAGTAATCTCTCATAcctccactttaagtggtcgagttatgacTACGACTGGTCTCCGACCAGCAGCGTAGCGGTTCTCCCACTACCTATGCGATTTGTTGGGCACAACTGTACACCTGGTCTTCACCTAGTGTGGTGGTCGTCTCATCATCTACGTCATTTTCTGTAAGTGCTTGTATGTGCAATATTTgtccagagatcccttaccacgatagCACCTACTCTTGAAATCGAACCTATTGACCCTTTACGCCATTCTGACAAGCCTCCAAGAGACCTACGGGAATTTTGGCTAGGGACGCCCAGAGCAGATAAGGTCTTGTCAGACTCTGAGAGCCGAACGACCATGTAAgacctggtcatgtaagagtgctCAAAAGGTGTATTAactaagccgtgtaatcggaaattggttTTTCCAACTTCATAGCTGGGGGCTAGGTAAATCGCATTTTCAGCTAGGCAAGTTACGGGTCATTGAGCCTTCCCCTCCGAGAACAGACTTCCCCGAGGACAAGGCTAGGGGCTAGGAGGAGTACAGAACTCTGATTGCTGAGGGCAACTCTAGCGAGAGTACTCTTTTATTGTCACACGTAGattcaatttattttcaaattttccatacatattataacaggTTACCCTTGAGCGTTCGCTCGAGGGCTATTTCGATTTAATATTTTGTTccgagtattgatttcaggaaaattccaTTCAACGTTGTCCAGgactccatgtctctacggTCTTACACTGGGATTGATTaagcgagtacgacaaatgttgatAAGGGAAATCAGACATCAGAACAGTCAAGTCAGATTTCAAGACTTTGTCGCAGACTTTGCACCTTCTCGATTATCCGAGAACGACCGTTGGAGTTCGACAAGGAACATGGAATGAAGCAATGGTGTGCCTGCCGAGAcgaaatttcttgacttcaatccaaactcTCAATTACAGCAAGACGACAGACTTAGTCGCATGTTCCGTACCTTCTTTGCCGACATCGGAGATTAAACTAGACAAACCTAATATGGTGTCTAAAAGGCCAATAAAAGGAATCTAGCACTATCTCTGATCTCACCGATAACGGTCAAGCGAGCACGATGATAGTTGTTCCAAAGTCTTCGATCGAGAACCTcaactcgttcatttgcattgaagtcgggggctactgtcagggttatggataacacatacccaatagtaatcaACTAAACTCGGCGGGGCCTACCACATACCATTTCTTATACGGAAATAAACCTCATATATAGAAtgagttccggataagaaagGACAAGAatagttctatatggaaacgacaaggactacttgtatcgtatccatatttatctccctagtcttacttggacaagggggcatctatgggtataaatagaaaCCCCCCTAGAAGCAGAGGGGACACATCCACCAAAAAGCCACAAAGCCACAAGCCAACACACGCCGccagatatcgacatcagagagtAGCCTAGCCATACCTCATCCGGTGCCTACGGAAGccggcaagagggatctagcgccatctcTGATCTTGCCGAGTACAGATTCGAAGAGGAAGACTACCCCTGTCGTCGGCTACGAGTTGGTTATCTAGCTGCCAAGTCGACGACAGCCAGATatgttatcccaaatattgtatttgtgtgatccagatgaataaagagcaacaccggcttcggccaacaggatgtagggctattacctatcagataaagggcccaaacctgtataaaaatccatgtctccatctcttttacctcaatctcgcatataccctggtaccaacgatccccataccatccaaACACCGTAGTCGCGACATCAAATGTAGAcagaatcttttaagtctaattgggccatgatttgacaatgtggtgctacaatatatatttgctaatgatggattaattaggcttaataaattcgtttcacagtttacaggcggattctgtaatttgttttgttattagactatgtttaatatttcaaatgtgtgtccgtatatctgatgtgacacggcaaaaattttcaccctttatctaaacacagccttagcttAGCATAtgtatttttctctctttctggTTAGGTCTGCAACACCACTAGAGATGgcttaaaaaaatgattaagTTTTGGATATTcgtggcacgttttttaaactgctaaacggtgcgtttcgtgcgaaaactttgtATGTGGTTgatctaaaatatcagattaatccatttttcaagtttgcaataactaaaactcaattaatcacacattattaccacctcattttgcgtgaaacacttaatcttcaacTTCATCTTTTAGCAGATTCAAAACACCACATAAGATAGCAAACCAAGCTGAATAAATTTCCGACGATCGTGAGATGGTAAGGGATACTGTGTACGAAGAGAGGTCTCTCATGTTCGAGTCCTATAAAACGCACACGCGCATAATCCTTTTTATGTGAGAACGGTGACTTTGTGCTAGTAGaatacacaattttttttagtgaATTGGGCCTTTTTTTTGTTGCCATAGTTTTACTTTGTATCACCTCTGATCACTTGAtgaaattgctttaacttttatttaatttctagaaaatgcattattaattgatttttagtcccgaacgaaaatcggggtgttacagttgtacacctctgatcagagtaaaattatttgaatagccgtgcccgtggttatgggcggtcaactatattcaccgtgattagtctcacccttagcttagcttaatggaactgattagttcatgtggtggtttgggcttgtctcaacgtggtgtagTGCTGAGCAGCAAGTGGGTTAACTGATGgataattattacaactgttttactgctttcaatttctgtttataaatgctagctttatgcaaataaactCCTTTACCTCTCTTTGGTTTTACCCTGCATCATACTCTCCGTttcggtatgacttgctgagtacggtgggtAGTACTCAGATGGTGGCTATCTCCCAacccagagtttgagtatgcgtcagatggtggcttctctgaggagtaggcttcgttcgtgccatcgaggatgcctgtggaatgatGTCTCCCACTGCtatccaagtcaaggcttagctccagttatccttttattttccgctgcatttatgtaagacttttataatgtttgtaagacgtggatctgtatgtcaacattatCATTTGTGTACCCTAGCCAGTGCTGGacaggggttttaatgcacattctgcttggaattgtATTCaggaatttccgggcgtgacatgtaACTAGTAGCTTGTGAAAATACGACCATAGAGGACATTTTGTAAGTTCAAGCTTCAGAGATGTCAACTGTGTGTTTGTAAGTTCAGGCTTCAGAGATGTGAACTGTTTGTTTGTGAAGCTTTTGCTTTTATGAATAAAAATGAGCTTTCCGGTTCTCTAGCAAGTTTGATGTTTTGCCATTTTAAATGTTTAGAGTACTTATGAAAAGTTCAGAACATTGTTAAGCTGTGTATTACTCTTCACAACCAGTGAAGATGTAAGAATATCACTAGCAAAAACCTGaaatacattatatatatatataatctttgtCGTGTAACAGGCATCCTTAGCTGCTAAATTCAGAATCAAGAGATATGTAGAAGCTTATGTGGATAAGAGATTATCATCCAGAGCTTATGTGGTTAAGAGATTATCATTCAGAGGTTACATGGTATCAAAATACAAGCCTAGGCCTGAGATAGACAAACAAAAGTGAACTATTACTCTCCACATGCAAACATCCTTTGATTTTGATCCTCTAAGTTCAGTTGCACCATACTTCCTCGCATGGCTTCCCTTTTCCACTGGAAGGAAGTGAAGGTCAGAAGTAAAACTTCTCAAGGCTACTATGGGCATCAAGCACAAGCCCTAAGATGCCACATAGGACTAaatgatgaggtggaggagagaagaaagatgAGAGATAAATAATCACATCTCATGCAAGGGGCAACTCCTACACAAATTTCAAGAAATATGTGAGAGTGTTTTCGAGGATCACCGGCGAACCCTCCTTTTCGGTTGGGTTATTGACGCGGTCAGCGGACAACAGACAAATTGGTGCGGATACCGAAGCGGCGTGTCTAGAACATGGCGATAGGTTGTTTTTCAGTTCAAATTTGGAGAGGAGAGTTGGGCCGGCCAGGCCTATTTGGCTTGGGAAGTCAAAGTTAACAAAGATTAATTTCCCTGTGGGGCTGGCCCGTTTGCTTTCGCGGGCTGGACATCATGCCTGGGTTAAAGGAACGAAGAGTAAGGGAGTCGCTTCGGTTCCTGTGCGTCTTCTCATCGAGGGCCAGAACAAGGAAGctgcgagggcggcggccgaAAACTCACGAGCAAAAGAGAGAGGAAACCATGGTGTGGAGGGAGGGGAAAAATTGGAACCACCATGGGAACCGGAACTGGGGGAGCAGCGGAGGGGGTTTCagggagcaggaggaggaagacttCTATCATGGTGCTGGTAGAAGTGAAGGTGGGAGGCTAGGGTTTCAACCTGGCTCGGGTATAGGCGCTCAGCGGGATTTTGGAAACCTGCAACAGGAGTATGGGAGATTTCGTCAGGGCATTCGGCCTAGAGGGTCCCGAAGCTTTGGTGCTCGGCGTGGGGGGTTTGGTGGGAGACCAGGTCGTAGCGGTTTTGGGGGCGGCGCTTGCTTCAGCCAGGGAGGCGACGGCCCAGCAGGAACAAACAGAAACAATAGAGGAGAGGTTGGAGGATTGAGTGGGAAAGAAGGGCACAATTCGAAGGTAACTCGTGAAGGTGCAGGGAAGGAGTTGGTAGGGGGAGCAAGATCAAGCAATGGCAGCGGCGCCATTCACAACGACATCGGATCGGAGGATACAAAAGGCAAGAAGAAGGTAGTCATGGTGGAGGATTCTGGCATTATAGGGCTGGGATATGATCCCACTCTGTTTGAGGATCAGAAGTGTGTTGTAGATGATGTAAGGTCTGTGGCGAAGGTTATAGGTTGCTCAAAGTGTGCTCAAAAAGGTCATGTAGTGGCTGATTGCACTATTGAGGTCTGTTGTGATATTTGCAACAGTGATAGTCATGTGAATCATAGATGCCCAATTCTTAAGATACCTAAACCTTCGGTGCAAGCAGTTGGTTATGCCGTGGAGGGCTTAGGTTTCAACCATATACCGCACACGCCGCTGCAAAGAAGCAAGAAGGGGACAAAGATGGCGCTGGTAAAGGTGATTGGAGGATCTTTGTCTAGAGATAAATTGATTGAGTAGCTGCAAAGAATCTGTCCGGGCAAATGGAACTGGGAACCGAAAGTGTATGAGGAAGGGGTATATGTCGTTCTTTTCCCTTCTAAGTCTGAACTTCAGAGGGCTATTAACTTTGGGGGGCTGATGTTAAAGAAGGTAGAGTTTTCACTGGGATTAGAGTGCAATTTGAGGAATGGTTTGAGAAAGAAGAAGGTTGTTTGTTGCCCAAAGTCTGGATAAGAGTGTTTGGCCTGAGAAAGAGACTTAGGGAGTATCTTACTTTGTGGGTTGTTGGTTCCCTTGTTGGAGCCACGCAATTGGTAGACATGAAGACCACAAGGAAAAGTGACTTTGGAAGAATTTTTGTGGCTGTCCTAGATCCTACAATTATTCCCCGGAAGTTAGATGTGGTGATAGGAGATCACTATTTTGAGCTAAAGTTCGAGGTGGAGAAGAAAGGTTTTGACGAGAATGGGGAAGAGGTTGAGTTTATGCaggaaggggggggggatgGAGATGGATCAAAAGACAATGAGAAGGATATgagggatgaggaggaggaggaggaggggaggagcccGAAAAGGGCAAGGAATGACGATATGGTAGTAgaagggaaagagggaggaaaTGGAGATAGCGAGGAGGCGATGTcgaatgggagaggagagagggaggatgaggaggtaTTTTTGGGAGGGATAGCTGATGAGGTTATTGATGTGGCAATGGAGAAGGTGTTAGGTGAGATTTTTGATAATATAGAAGTGGAAGGGGATGGAAGAGAGGACGGgcagaaaagaaagagaagggaggaagagggagctgggaaggaggagaaggtggTGCAGCTAGCAAGTGTTAAGGAAGTGTTGTTGACACCAAAGCGTGCTAGTTAGAGGCTTGCCAACAGTGGTGAGCTTCCCTCACTTGAGaaggcggagaggaggaaggcTTGGAAGAATCTCGAACTTCCAACAGGTAACGAGTTTAAATATtcgttcctttctttttctcattCGCATGTAGTTGATGACTTAAGAAACATAGGAGTGAACCTAGGTGCCACTAGAGATTTAATGATAGAATCTGTTGATAATTTTAAAAAGTCTGAGTTTGTTAGATTCAATAGTGCAAATCTTGAGAAGTCTGTTGTATtagaagggggggggggtcgaGGAGAGTGTTTTTTCTGAAAACGAGGAGTTAGACAAC
This window encodes:
- the LOC4338192 gene encoding uncharacterized protein isoform X2, which codes for MAADWMWARRSWEKWAGKHVGASGKPVKAALLLNYDPTGPSRLLPVVLCSTEQSADGILLYWLKPVNIVIASSAFTDLVTSIHEHWFCARCVNAVQPEGEGVIVMEIGAYLLVCMYDGSLGSASQAMVAVDQFAWHFNRRTH
- the LOC4338192 gene encoding uncharacterized protein isoform X1, translated to MAADWMWARRSWEKWAGKHVGASGKPVKAALLLNYDPTGPSRLLPVVAEQEGTELKAVDLLPFLDFVRRNNLQMEFFSIGSNRYLVTSIHEHWFCARCVNAVQPEGEGVIVMEIGAYLLVCMYDGSLGSASQAMVAVDQFAWHFNRRTH